The window TCTAgttgcctggggtggggggaaggaggtTGACTGCAAAGGTGATGAGAGAACTCTCTGGGGTGACAAAAATGTCCTCTGTTTTGCCTGCAATGCTCTTTATGCTGGTGGAGGTCATCACTATCATGACCTTGTTCACTCAACATCTCTGTCTTTTATGCTAGCTACACTTCCATAGACCCAACAACATTAAATCCAGTGTCACATTTCGTGGCTGTACTGGTTCTCCACTGCCACAAATATGCGTGGAAGAACTGGGTTTCAGTGGCAGCCCTGGGGCCAGCAGCTGCATCCTCATCTGGGGGCTCAACCGGGGCAGAGTCTGTGCCAACTGTCATGGCATGTACCCACATGGAGGTCCCAGCAGGTTCCTCACAAAGACGTAGCCCACTCATCCCACAGCTACAGCCACGTGCCCTCCATGTGCCCTTGGTCAGAAACAAGGGGGTCCCAGGTCCTGCCCACACTTGAAAGGGGGGAAGCCGCCTGGGAACTGACCTTGGCCACTGCAATCGGGATGCATCATTAAACCTGCAATGGGCTCCCTCCTCGTGAACTATCTGCACCCTCCCAGTTATGAGATTGTACCAGATGGCTTTCAACTGACAaggagttttaatttttcctcacGACACAACATGCAGAACCATGTCTTTGTTTTATAAACAAATAGACGTTTTTCTTTGTTTACCAGTACGTATtggaattgcctttttttttctctcatcatgCATAAAGACATATGGACGGCACTGGGAGACTGCTTCTCTTACACCACGTGGACAGAGGATTCACGAAAAGGACGCTCCATGGCATCTCTGCAGAGCTGCAACCCACTGACTAGGACTTCCCGAGCCAGTGCCCCATGGTGATGCCACACCTTCCCTCCCAAGGCTGCAGAGTGGCTCCTTCTCTGTCTCCCCCACCAAGGCTGCAGCGTGGCTCCTTCTCTGTCTCCCCCACCAAGGCCGCAATGTGGCTCCTTCTCTGctgcaaccccacccccacccccaaaggctGCAGTGTGGCTCTTTATCTGGGCCCAGAGTCGGGGCAAGGACCTTAGAGAGGACACagccaggtggtggtggtggtgggaagcACACAGCAGGTACCAAAGGACTCCCAGCTGAGGGTCAGGTGGGGTGGTGGCCGTCCTGGCGGACACCTGCATAGGCAGAGGATACCAGGTCTAGCTGCCTCTCCCTGGAGGCCACCAGGGTAGACTTACCAGGGAGCTGAGGTGGCTCCCCTCGCGGGAATGCCCACCCCAGCATAGAGACGCGGCCAGGTGTCTGCCCAGTTTGTCTTGTCCCCCGGGAGCCAATGCTACCCGCGTGACCACAGGCAGTTTTGGGGTCCACGGAAATGGAAAACAGATTTGGTCTGTGGGAACCTCCCGTGGTCTGCACATGCCGGGAGCACGCGGGGAGTAGGCAAAGGTGTGGTTTGCAGCCTCAAGCGCTCGCAGGCGAGTTGGCAGGGCCGCGTCTCCTGGCCCCCCGTGGGGGAAGCAAAGCTGTCTCTTCTCAGAGTATATTCAATAACTGAGCGTATGCAAGGTGATTCACCATGTGCTTGTTTCCTCTCTGGCTGGAAAACGGCCGCGTCTGCGGAGCGCAAGGCTGCAAGATGCCAAGACGATGAGACCGCCTGGGGAAGCCGGGATTCCGCGTACACCGACGTCGGTGGGACCCGCGGGGCTGTAAATTCAGGTTGCAGAAAGCCTGAATTTCCTTTCTGTAAAACGATTCGATCACATCCCGGTGAGGCCGACCAAGCTCACGCAGCAAGCAAAGTGTAAGCGAAAGCTTTAGAAAGATACAtttaagttataaaaatgttaattttctcaattttgtGATGCTTGTCGcgtttttaaatgtaatttgttGTGACCTTTTTCCATAAAAGGATTATATACATCGCACAAactcataattataaaaatattacagaATTGCGGTCAAATAACGTGCGCGGACTACAGAATGCGCATTACGCAAGGCATCCACTTTCGTAACTCATTTTCCTCCAGTTTTGCGTCCTTTTCAGCCCCACCCGTCCTGCCCGCACCGCAGGAGCGCGAGAGCGGGGTACGCTTCCCGCCGAAGGACCCCCGGGGCTGTCTTCCCCGCGATCCGCACCCTCGCCCCGGCAGCAGGTCAGGGAGCCACTGAGACCCTCGGCCCGAAGGGCGGGGGCGGCTCACCACGGGGGCGCGCAGGTGCGCAGGTGCGCGCGACGCCCGGGACTTGCAACCCCAGGGCCCcccgctcccctcccctccccgcgcGCCCCCGTCTCCAGCCCCCGCCTTCCGCCCCCGACCACCTCCCCCGCGGTTGCGTCCTCCCGCCCCCAGCCCGGCGTTTCCTCGGACGAGCCGCGGCCCGATTGGCCACCCGCCGCGGGAAGTGCCCGCCCCGCCGGAGGCGCCGGCTATTGGGCTGGGGGGGCGGGGCGGACGCCGGAAGCCGGCCCGGGACGTCGACGCCGCGCGGGGCCTGGAGCAGCTGCCGCGGAGCCGCGGACGGAGCTCGCGCTGCCGCCATGGCCGAGAGCGACTGGGACACGGTGACGGTGCTGCGCAAGAAGGGCCCCACGGCGGCCCAGGCCAAGTCCAAGCAGGTGCGGCAGGAGCGCCGAGACCAGAGGTCCGGGGGCGGGAGGGGGACAGAACCGGGGCGGGAAcagggccgggggcggggccggagGACAGGGCTGGGGGCGGGGACCCGGGGCCAGGGCCTGGGCCGGGGTCGGGTGGGGTGCAGGACCCGGACGGGAACAAggccggggtgggggcaggggcccGGGGAACGGGGGCCCCGTGGCCGAGCACAGGGCCAGAGCGAGAATAGGGCTAGGGGCAGGCTGGTGGaacaggggatggggtgggggcgggagacGGGGtgggggccgggccgggccggggcaGGAACGAGGCTTGCGGGGAGGACAGGGAtagggggcaggggacagggacGATGGGATGGGTGCCGGGGCTGAGGACAGAGCTGGGGTCCGGTGGGGGCAGAACCTGGGGGGaacagggctgggggtgggctggTGGGACAGGGAacggggctgggggcaggtgggggacaAAACTCAGTCGGGAACAGGATGAGcgtggaatgggggtggggggacagggacAAGGGGCTGGGGGCGTCGGGGAGGGGGACGGCAGGACCACGGAAAGAATGGATGGGGGTGGAGTTGGAGTTGTACCAGGAGGTAGTCAGTGGGGGCCGGACAGGGGTGGGGATGTGGAGTCAGgatggggctggaggtggggggtaCGTGGGGGTGAGTGCCAGGAGCAAGGAGGCTGTGGTGGGGAACGGGGCCAGCCAGATCTCTGTCTTGCAGAGCCGGGTCCGCAGGTCAGAGCGGCCATCAGGGCCAGTGTGTAGGTGGCTTTGGCTTCCTGCTGTTGGGGTGTGAGGCAGCTGCCCCTGAGAGGTGCTCTGGGCAGGGCACCCAGCGTGGCGTCTCTCTCCTAGACTCAGCCGTGAGCCCAAGTGTCACCTCCTTTCCCCTTTCCACCTTCGGGGGACATGGTGATCCCACATTTGTTGACCTGCCCCTTGCTTGGTAGAAACcaaattctcttcctttcttttaaagcAAATGTGATAGCCGCAGTGTTTTCAAGTCCTCAGAATGAGTTGTCTGGAAAGTATCTTTAATCAAGTCGACTTAGTGTTTACTACTTTTCCGAAGTGTAAGAAGCTTGGAGAAAAAAAACATCATATTAAAACTAGCAATTGTGCTGGTCAAAGGGCATCGTTTTTATTGATGTTTCCCGGGAGACCGTGGGGAGACTGCCAAACACTCTCTCCTTAGGAATGGGCCAGCCTCGCTGAGTAAAGCAGCATCTGGCTGTCCTGGTTGCTTTGGTAGGAGCCGGATAAGTAGATAAATTTCCAAAAGGAACCCATTACTCTCTTTTTTTCAGTAATCCTACAAGTGAGCTGCTTCTCTTTTCCTTGGTTCCATCCCATGGGAGCTGCCTGGATATTTGTGGGTAGAGGGTTTTTACTTGAGGAGCTTGGATTTTAGTCCAAGCCTTTGTGGTGGTACCTCAGAAAGCGAGGTGCTACTGGCTGAGCGCAGGTGAGACTGGTGAATGGGAACCACTCCTAATGCTAATTTTGACCAAAAACCATTTCCTGCATTTTAGGCTATCTTAGCAGCTCAGAGGCGAGGAGAAGACGTGGAGACATCCAAGAAATGTAGGTACTGGTGTTCCTGGCTGCAGAGGGAAGACGGGCTGTCAGGATTCTTCTCTGCACACGTTTGTGCACGCTGCCTCTCAGGGTGCACTTGGGGTAGTGGGGCCAGCACTTGGCCGAGGAGCATGCTCATTGCTTCCAGGAAGGTGACTGCTTGGCAGCCATAGTGAGTTAGAAGCTGGGAGCTAGCTGGTTTTTGGTCTGCATGAGGTCAGGAGGTATCTTACTTTCCACCTGCTTCCCAGAGCTGAGAGAAACTTCTGGAACACACCTGCACTTAGGTCTATGGCCGTCCTGGGAAGAGGCCTCCTGACAGCCTGGCCTCCGTGCATGCCCGTGACCAGGGCTAGGGAGTGCGCAAGCCTGATGCCCCCTGAGTTGCCGCTCCTGGGGCTCTGTCCTAACCTGCCCTTGCCCTCGCCCTGTGCCTGCTCAGGGGCTGCTGGTCAGAACAAACAGCACTCGATCACCAAGAACACGGCCAAGCTGGACCGGGAGACGGAGGAACTGCACCACGACCGGGTGCCCCTGGAGGTGGGCAAGGTGATCCAGCAGGGCCGACAGGGCAAGGGGCTGACGCAGAAGGACCTGGCCACGGTGAGTCCCCAGCCCCCTGGCTGCCCTGCCCGCCTTGGCCATGGGTGCGGGAAAGTGATGTCTGTCTTCTCTTCAGAAAATCAACGAGAAGCCGCAGGTCATCGCTGACTATGAAAGTGGACGGGCCATTCCCAATAACCAGGTTTTGGGCAAAATCGAGAGAGCCATCGGTGCGCGGCTGCCGGGTGCAGGGTGGCTGGCTGGGgggattgggggtggggaagggggactAGCCACACGACCCTCCTGCAGGCCCACAGGGTCCCAGCCTCCCATTTTCCCCTGAGCCACGGACAGGGGCACTCAGGGCCCCTGCTAGGTGTCCTCCCAGGTCAGCATCTGCCCCCAGCGCTGCCCCCATCGGGGTCAGTGTGTTGCTTCCGAGGAATGGCCACCTCCCGGCTTTTCTGAGAAGTGCTGGTGATCTCCTCTAAGACCCCATCAGACCCCTCACTTAGCTGCGAAAACTGGGGTGTTCCTGCGAGGGTGGGctgcttcctctccctccctccttgacGGGCATCCTTAGGGGATGCTGGAGCACAGCTGGAAGCCACTAGGAGTCCCATCCCTGGAGCTGAGGCCCCCTTTGCTTTCAGGCCTCAAGCTTCGGGGCAAGGACATCGGGAAGCCCATCGAGAAGGGCCCAAGGGCAAAATGAACACAAAGCCTCGAAATCAGCGTGTGCCGGCTGAGCGCTGAGCCCCTCTGGCTGCTTGCTTTGTCTGCCAGGACCTGTGGGGGTCTCTCTACATGGCGGAGCAAATGGGGGTCAGACTTGCGGGGTCCCCCTCACCCATGCCTGCTGtccaacaaagaaaacaaagcctTGCAAAGTATCTGGTTCTCGGCTGTTTTTTCCTCCCTGTGGATGGGGTGCCTCTGGCTGTCCCCCTCACCCCAGAACCTGGGAGGGTGGGTTGCCGGGGTGGGGCAGCTCAGGGTCCTAGGCCTGCGCTCAGCTGTGGCCAGGTGGGAGGCCGAGGATCCTGGGTCCCTGGCCTCCGGTCACTCCTGAGGAGGCTCTTGTCCTATGAAGAGCGTGGCCTCCCCACAGTTGTCTACTGGTCGCTGTGGACAGTCCCCGGGAGGGTAACTTGATCCTGGAAGGCAGGGGTCCCATGAGGGAGGGGGAGACTGCCagcaaggtgggggggggggtaccTGGGGGTGCCCAGCAGTCCCAACTCCTCCCTGCTGCCACCTGTAGCCACTCCCTACCGAATTGAAAAGGATGTTGTCAAAGCCTGGGGCTGCAGGCGTCTGGGTCCTCTGGAAGGGGGCGCCCCCTCCCCGCTGGA of the Tamandua tetradactyla isolate mTamTet1 chromosome 2, mTamTet1.pri, whole genome shotgun sequence genome contains:
- the EDF1 gene encoding endothelial differentiation-related factor 1 gives rise to the protein MAESDWDTVTVLRKKGPTAAQAKSKQAILAAQRRGEDVETSKKWAAGQNKQHSITKNTAKLDRETEELHHDRVPLEVGKVIQQGRQGKGLTQKDLATKINEKPQVIADYESGRAIPNNQVLGKIERAIGLKLRGKDIGKPIEKGPRAK